A genomic region of Stegostoma tigrinum isolate sSteTig4 chromosome 13, sSteTig4.hap1, whole genome shotgun sequence contains the following coding sequences:
- the LOC125458231 gene encoding uncharacterized protein KIAA0232-like, which produces MMSSILGLDKAESMQGHSVQAPTHSSSISSDSSEAENDFYENAEEMKTSKFPQSQCKRWMVARNQTSKENQIRASLCSTDKPSLRKNTGKGNGLNKQRNNKRWKRSTKVVSRKSADLNTAAELKFKDEGQEFKEEPQWYTEPLSDNVVSNNLKSKLETAYKSNVPSFDTDLLEKLPVSIRDLCIDDTCPTDYLWTGAFVDGHFVDIPALLDKGELNEILDCSKSNLDSLDNLKKSVDLICEGDMNQSIMDSCAFELKQDSGILNLIGSKGEDLTRFEGERSAMLDGVPLNIWEDGPTAGGVEALTSSISYTNPLNTNQVKHWLSSTSESSLIGKTGAESLSKDLSDKGVCWQELSEISERESYFSVIKNPDDVVFSGETTNWDSNSQGERVSLEPPHSSKLIATKSDDAGENKSCFPNMFGKDCNSWSSLCKSGNFRNVDTVTYPIELSVNMSTDIPTACSEDDLLSLLPGSEYLQLDDSVLIELPVVTSKEKLEVTKHGIQTDEMKAGKWNPIFGICQEGLSEKKDDLSSRVIEEIWKASPREDKTAFSEDGITRCHSSSVGTELSMKPVAPADCQKCLLQNSGNNFWDEQLGKSQILDSVNVDISKHGSEWKIGSEETDDSVPKCIKLLMTQSNNECEFSSSDSTLLKSASTHSTSESSNFYVYPKSLIKADLQHTVPIEGTEEQSIINDISIDLPDDLWGNLTDYLNDSAEPRECSYLPFDLAFESPVPQICTVTSPLDSNTGDMNQQPRTKSKLCSDLIIPHNDRLLCSQECMTMSEQSIVYPVSGQLLTKEVVLTRLEDIVPKPEYSICSDQRGLSESSNSALGPKNLKQDLQILQAELESKPCKETSLDKTNLISQDANEDKLNFLQSQFKDLCPEHDHSKMPQQIVDYKVCTSKTRKKEEDDQQPLEKDKTNNADELECCPFSVRHSEVLLSKAGSMKNCPSEVCCLFLDKCLSPKNTESLCCRNPTIVITSVDANPSEEQHMLTKPNETDFEPEDPRTDHKMCRSLEDCKT; this is translated from the exons ATGATGAGCAGTATCTTGGGCTTAGACAAAGCAGAATCGATGCAGGGTCATTCTGTACAAGCACCAACTCATTCAAGTTCAATTTCCTCTGACTCCAGCGAAGCTGAAAATGACTTTTACGAGAACGCTGAGGAAATGAAAACTTCCAAATTTCCACAAAGCCAGTGCAAGAGATGGATGGTAGCAAGAAACCAGACATCAAAGGAGAATCAAATTAGAGCATCTCTGTGCTCCACTGACAAACCCTCATTAAGGAAAAATACTGGCAAAGGTAACGGGTTGAACAAGCAAAGAAATAATAAAAGATGGAAAAGGTCTACCAAAGTTGTAAGTAGAAAAAGTGCTGATTTGAACACTGCAGCAGAGTTGAAGTTTAAAGATGAAGGACAGGAATTTAAAGAAGAACCTCAGTGGTATACTGAGCCTCTTTCAGACAATGTCGTCTCTAACAATTTAAAAAGTAAGTTAGAAACTGCTTACAAGAGCAATGTACCTTCATTTGATACTGACCTGTTAGAAAAATTGCCAGTGTCCATTAGAGATCTGTGCATTGACGACACTTGTCCTACAGATTACCTCTGGACGGGTGCATTTGTTGATGGTCACTTTGTTGATATTCCAGCATTACTTGATAAAGGTGAATTAAATGAGATTTTAGATTGTTCTAAATCAAATTTAGATTCCCTGGATAATCTTAAGAAATCAGTAGACCTAATCTGTGAAGGAGATATGAATCAATCTATAATGGATTCTTGTGCCTTTGAATTAAAACAAGACAGTGGAATCCTAAACCTTATTGGAAGCAAAGGTGAAGATCTAACCCGATTTGAAGGGGAACGAAGTGCAATGTTGGATGGCGTACCGTTGAATATATGGGAGGATGGCCCCACAGCAGGTGGAGTGGAAGCTTTAACTTCAAGTATATCCTACACAAATCCACTCAACACTAATCAAGTTAAGCATTGGCTGTCATCCACTTCTGAATCATCATTAATTGGTAAGACAGGAGCAGAATCACTTTCCAAAGATTTGTCAGATAAAGGTGTGTGTTGGCAAGAACTTTCAGAAATCAGTGAGAGAGAGTCTTATTTTTCAGTTATAAAAAATCCAGACGACGTTGTATTTTCTGGTGAAACTACTAATTGGGATAGTAATTCACAAGGAGAACGTGTTTCTTTAGaaccacctcattcttctaagttaaTTGCCACCAAAAGTGATGATGCTGGTGAAAATAAATCCTGTTTTCCAAACATGTTTGGAAAAGATTGTAATTCGTGGTCTTCATTATGTAAATCTGGTAACTTTAGGAATGTTGATACAGTAACGTACCCTATAGAGCTGAGTGTAAACATGAGTACAGACATCCCAACTGCTTGTTCAGAAGATGACCTTCTTAGTTTGCTCCCTGGTAGTGAATATTTACAGTTGGATGATAGTGTTTTAATTGAACTTCCTGTCGTGACTTCAAAAGAAAAATTAGAGGTAACAAAACATGGTATTCAAACAGATGAgatgaaagcaggaaaatggaatccCATTTTTGGAATTTGTCAAGAGGGCCTTTCTGAAAAGAAGGATGACTTAAGTTCCAGAGTAATTGAAGAAATATGGAAAGCCTCACCAAGAGAGGATAAAACAGCATTTTCAGAAGATGGAATCACCAGATGCCATAGCAGTTCTGTAGGAACAGAGCTATCTATGAAACCAGTGGCTCCTGCAGATTGTCAGAAATGTCTTCTGCAAAATTCAGGAAATAATTTCTGGGACGAGCAACTTGGAAAGTCTCAAATTTTGGATTCAGTGAATGTTGATATATCAAAGCATGGTAGTGAGTGGAAAATTGGTTCTGAAGAGACAGATGATTCTGTTCCAAAATGTATTAAACTCTTAATGACTCAAAGTAACAACGAATGTGAATTTTCATCTTCGGATAGTACCCTTCTGAAAAGTGCATCCACTCATAGCACCTCCGAGTCCAGCAACTTTTATGTTTATCCAAAGTCTTTAATAAAGGCTGATTTGCAACACACTGTTCCCATAGAAGGTACAGAGGAGCAAAGTATAATTAATGACATTTCTATAGACCTACCTGATGATTTGTGGGGAAATTTAACTGATTATCTAAATGATTCTGCAGAACCAAGAGAATGCTCCTATCTCCCCTTTGATCTCGCCTTTGAATCCCCTGTTCCTCAAATATGTACTGTAACAAGTCCGTTAGATTCTAATACTGGTGATATGAATCAACAACCCAGGACTAAATCAAAACTCTGTTCAGATTTAATAATTCCCCACAATGACAGATTACTGTGTTCACAAGAATGCATGACAATGTCAGAGCAATCCATTGTTTATCCTGTCTCTGGACAATTACTTACAAAGGAAGTGGTTCTTACAAGATTAGAGGACATTGTCCCAAAACCAGAATACAGTATCTGTAGTGATCAGCGTGGATTATCTGAAAGTTCAAATTCTGCATTAGGTCCAAAGAACCTCAAACAAGATTTGCAGATTCTTCAAGCAGAGTTAGAGTCAAAACCATGTAAAGAGACTAGTTTAGATAAAACAAATTTAATTTCTCAGGATGCAAATGAAGATAAATTGAATTTTCTTCAGTCACAGTTCAAAGATCTGTGTCCAGAGCATGACCATTCAAAAATGCCTCAGCAAATTGTAGATTATAAGGTGTGTACTTCCAAAACAAGAAAGAAAGAGGAGGATGACCAACAGCCATTAGAAAAAGACAAAACGAACAATGCCGATGAGCTTGAATGTTGTCCTTTCTCTGTCAGACATTCTGAG GTTCTCCTATCCAAAGCAGGAAGCATGAAGAATTGCCCCAGTGAGGTGTGTTGCCTGTTCCTTGATAAATGCCTCTCTCCAAAAAATACAG AATCTTTATGCTGCAGAAATCCCACTATTGTGATAACATCTGTAGATGCAAATCCATCTGAAGAGCAACATATG CTTACAAAGCCTAATGAAACAGATTTTGAGCCAGAAGATCCAAGAACTGATCACAAAATGTGTCGAAGTCTGGAGGATTGTAAAACATAG